CATGGTTTTTTCATTGTTATTAGATCAAAGCATTTAAAAATTGATGATTTGTTCTAACTACAGGCCTGTACCACTTCTACACATTGCGTAGCTGCACATTCAGAACAAAAAAAATTAGAAATTGCAACAAAATGTCACTTGTCAGGCTGTCACTTGAATTACAAGAGGCAAGTATGTCCAGGGAAAAGATGTTGAGGATGCAGATCTGCTCGCTGGAGAGGAGGGCCGAGGGTTTGCTGCTTCAGGAGCGTGTGGAGGGGGTAGACCCGCGGCTTGGTGCTCGGTGACGCTTGTGGGGAGGCCTGCTCGAGGAGGAAGTGCGCGAGGATGGTGGCTGCCAATGGAGTGGCTCGGCGACGACGGTGGTGCTTCCTGTCAAAGGGTGTGGTgggctcgccggagatggacggGCCCTGCACAGCGGTCAAGACTCATAGCAGAGGTtgagggcaagaggaagaagaagaagaaggaagtggaggggagGGGCTCACCTGCAGTCGAGGGCGTACATGGCGCCGACCGGCCGCCTTGGACCCGGAGGAAGCCGCGGTCGTGCCGGATCCCTAGGGCTTGGGGCCGGCACAAGACCACGCTGCAGCAGAGCTGAGCTGAGGTAGAGGcggtcgtcgtctcctcctcctcctggtcctcctcctcgGGCTTGGGGCGCGGGGgcatgggggcggcggcgcgggggagctgcagtggtgggggcgcgagGGCGGTGGGGGTGGATTCCGGCaggggttggggcggcggcggcaggggacggaTGGGGCGTGCAGGCACGGCGGCGGCATACGGTTGGGGCGGAGGGGGCAAATTAGGTGGAGTGGGGAGGATGGGAgggaagcttactaatggtgcacccagcggccgtgcgccattagaatgttttttttattacagttcgagccctcaggttatattccacctaacccaacatctacatcagaacccgcccactagcccgactggtcagcacgcagcacacacactaggaggtcctggattcgattcccaggctccctaatttttatttttatgcatttaaaatgctgtttgatatttatttgtgtttaaatatgttcaaacttgtttaaatcataacagtaatattttttttataaaaacagtaataatttttttaaaaaatatgttcaaattttttatttgaaaatatttatgaatatgaaaaaggtgcagtggagggtgcggtgggtcatcggcgatgGTGGactggggagggtgcgggccgggggtcggcggcggcggccggtggagcgggggagggtgcggttgatCATCGAcagcggtggagtgggggagggtgcgggccgggggtcggcggcggcgaccggtggagcgggggagggtgcggtgggtcatcggcgacggtggagtggggaccggatcatttctcgattgtataaaatgctgtttgatatttatttgtgtttaaatatgttcaaacttgtttaaatcataacagtaatatttttttataaaaacagtaataattttttttaaaaatatgttcaaatttgttatttgaaaatatttatgaatatgaaaaaggtggagtggagggtgcggtgggtcatcggcgacggtggagtgggggagggtgcgggccgggggtcggcggcggcggccggtggagcggggagggtgcggttgatcgtcggcggcggtggagtgggggagggtgcgggccgggggtcagcggcggcggccggtggagcgggggagggtgcggtgggtcatcggcgacggtggagtgggggaccggatcatttctcgattgtataaaatgctgtttgatatttatttgtgtttaaatatgttcaaacttgtttaaatcataacagtaatatttttttataaaaacagtaataatttttttaaaaaatatgttcaaatttgttatttgaaaatatttatgaatatgaaaaaggtggagtggagggtgcggtgggtcatcggcgacggtggagtgggggagggtgcgggccgggggtcggcggcggcggccggtggagcgggggagggtgcggttgatcgtcggctgcggtggagcgggggagggtgcggttgatcgtcggcggcgagggagacgtcgatttcccatgaacacggttttcgaagacccgaatctctatctagctggcgatacgttgtgtcatccatttaccttacgcatccagaaaatccgtggactacctgccccgtgagatatccgtaaccgagatagtcgtgtagTAGTGcaaaatatatatatactaatggcgcaccgcgtagtagttcgccattactagtttaaactagtaatggtgcactatgaCACGATGCGCCaatagtagttttgcaaaaaaaaaaagaataaaaaaatacagtactggcgcactccttgtctggtgcgccattactagttagaactagtaatggcgcacttcggtcgcatgcgccattagtatgtatgtaaaaatgaaaaagaaTTATCACTAGTGGTGCAccttttgtctggtgcgccattagtgtcttccacactaatggcgcatcaccaactagtgcgccattagtatatagtagtggcgcactacatccctggtgcaccattagtgtcaatcctatctatagccatttttctagtagtgtttAGTCCAGATtcatgtcacgaaccggtactagaggttcaacatgaaccgggactaatgatgccCACCCCCCTAGCCATtaaaaccggcactaatggtcatatTAGTACTGGGCCGTttgcaaaccgggactaatggggctcACGTAAActcatttttctactagtgttaatcGTTTGTTTATTATTCCAGCTGGGTCACGCAAAGCACGCGAGACGAGGTTTTCCTTCTTTGTTCCTCTCCTCTCCACGGGTGAAGGTAAAACATTGAGGACTCGTTGCACCCGCGAATGCTTGCATCTCCTTCTTTGTTGAttgccttcacaaaatgttcattttaaaccttgaacttgtagagCTTAGCTAAATCAAACCCCAGCTTCGAATCCTGGTCCTTGGCACACTGAACTTATCAATCACGGTGTAAATCAAACCGTGAAGTTGTTTAGTGCACCGGGAAAGAGACGATCCTCGGGTTACATCTCTCATGTCACTCCTTTGGTTGGCCGGTCAGGCTGACAAATAGTCATGttttttatgaatttgaaaaaatatgcATGATTTTGAGAAAAGTTCACAAATCTGAAAAAAGTTCGAAAATTAAAATATATTTGCAAATATGAGAAATCTTCAGGAGTTTGTAAAAATGTTTGTGAACTCAATTTTTTCACAAATCCGGGAAAAATTTGGAAATAAAAAATATTCTCAAATCTGAAAAATCCTCAGGAGTTTGGAAAAAAATTACAAAGTGATAaaaaacaaacatttttttgaaaaatgatCAACTTTGAAAAAAATGAACACTTtgaaacataaacattttttgagAAAATGGGAACACATTTTGAAACCTGAACAAAATGATAAAGTGATTTTTGGAGTTTTTAAAAAATGAGAACAAATTTCgaaatgtgaacaaaatttaaagttcaaaatctttttgaaaattttaaaaataggAACAAACTTTGAAACCTGAAAAATGTGTAAGAAACATGTTTGTGACATCTAAAACATGTCATATAGCTTTATAAAGTTTTTGTGCCATCTAAAAACCTGAACAAATGTGTAAGAACAATGTAAACAAATGTTCATACAGTTTTATAAAATGTTTGTCATTTAAAAAGATGAAAATGTGTATTTGGAAAAATGTTACCTTCTGTTCAAAAATGGGTagaaaacatgtatttgaaaaaatatacATAATGTATTTGGAAACTATCGAAGGTATATCAAAAAATGTTTCATGTGTGCATTACAGATGTACATCGTGTACAGAGGAAAATAGACATGTGTAACAAATAAAACCAGTTAATGTtgggaaagaaataaaaaaaagaaataaaaatcaagaatatgaagaaagaaagaaaaggaaaccgAAAGTATaacaaagaaataaaaaccaatGAAAACCAGTGAAAGAAAGTATGATGAAGGAAAAAAGAAAGCCACAAATTgatgagaaaacaaagaaaaaacaaaggaagaataataggaaaaaaatagaaaaacaaagaaTAACCAGAGCGGGTGCGCGAGCGACTGTGCTAATGGGCTGGCCGGATTGACTTGCCACGTCAACAAATCCCAGCTAAACACTCTTAATCTACTATTactataaaagaaagaaagagcaaGAACCAGATCATCCTATCCATCAAAACCTGCAATCTAATGGTCTACATTCCTCCAGCATACTAAACGTGTTTTACGTTTTAATTACCCACAATGCCATTACTTAATCTACTACCCCACCCGCATGAAAAAATAAGGCGGCTGCTAGGCGTCATCCGCCTGTTAATATCACAGTTAGCATCCCGCAAAACAGCCGTTGGATTTTATTATGCGCGGGCGTCGGATTTAAGCCACGTGTACACCCTCCCGACCAGTTCCTGTTGTCGTTACCCGTGTTGCTGCAACCGTTTCGTGGAAGCATAATCCCCACCTTCTCTGTAGCTCCTCTGCGCCCGTCCGACGCCAGGGCGAGGAGGAGATCCACGCCGCCGACGCCGCGTCGCCTCTACCACAGCTGCCGCCAACGCAGCATCGACTCTGCCACCGCCGCAAACGACGCCGCATGCCTCTACCTCGCCGCCGTCGAGGGAGCAACGCCCCTGTTCACCTTCCAGCGCCATGGCAGCTCACCACATAGTTCGATCTATGTTGTCGGCCGCCATGGATCGAAGCTCCGGTGCTCCATCGAGTAGCAGGAAGGCCAGATCGGCCCCGATTCTCGACGGCGAGCCGATTCACCGGAGTGGAGCTGCAAGGGAGCTCCGTGATCCTCCTGTCTTCTCTGCTGAAGCCTCCCGGGCAAGCTCGTCACAAAGTTTGGTAAGTTTCAAGCTCATCACATGCATGAAGCATTCAGGTTGTTTTGACTTCTGCTATGTCAACTGAAAAAAGGCAGTATGAATTGCAGCATATCTCCTTATGCCAACTGAAAAATTCCTTAAAGTGTGTACAGAAAAAACTCCTCCCAATTTCAGTTTAGAAATGCTCCAAACAAAATGTGATGGGGGAGGTAGTCTGAAAAAATGCTCCTTACACTTTCAGTTTAGAAAATGCACCAAATAAAAATGCGCAGGAGGAAGTCAATTCATGACTGTGTATAATTTGCTACTTGCAAAATTCAGTTTAATATTTGCAAAAACAAAAATGCTGGGTGGGGGTTATCTGTATGTTGTGAAAATTATATAGCACCGGTGCTATTTTGACTATGTTGCATCGTTTTAAACAGCGATCATGCTGGATAAAAGTTCCTTTACTAGAATTTTTTTAAATAGAAATGTTGCATCAGGTAGGAAAAAGCTAAATTGTATTACAAAAAATTTATCAACTTGATTACTTTGCTTGTAGCACTGTGATCATTGAAGTAGAAAAGATGTGAAAGCATTTTGTTTAGTAACATGAGGTGAAAACATGGAAACATGAACACAAAAATCGGATGTAATACATCTTTTATGCTAGAAGCACTACTTTCTTGCATATTATACCTTTTTACCTTTTTTACTGACATTGTGATAACTTTTTTCTGCAACAACAAAAATAGGATGCTGGTGCTGGAGGTGATGATGATGAGAGCTATGTTGTGGGGCGAATTTCTGCTGCAAATGGAGTTAGTATGGAAGGGATGATTAATGCTGGTGATATCCAACATGATGTGGATGATGCAGATGATGATGCAATATCATCGCAACCACTTGTTCCATATGTGGGCATGACCTTTGATTCAGTTGACGATGCAAGGAAATTCTACAACACATATGCTTTCAGGCATGGGTTTGGAATCAGAACATCTGCTTCAAAAAACAGCCAGGCCAGAGGATCCACAAAGCTAATTAGCAGGACTTTCACGTGTGTTCATGCACGAACTGATGGAAGCAAAAGTGAATCTGATAGCACTACAGAGAGTATTGCAACAGAGTCAAGCAACACTGGCAAACGCCCTAGACTTTGGATGATCATGGCagacacaagaaaaaggaataggTTGCAACGTCATGATTGCAAGGCTCACATGATAGTTGGACTCCGAGATAACCGATGGACCGTCACGTGCTTTACAGACGACCATACACATGCTCTGGTGCAACAGGAAGAGAAGGTTAGGTTTTATCGGTCTCATCGAAAAATCCCACGAGAAGACCTCCAAATGATAAGGACGTTGCATGAACGCAACTTGTCAACCTCGGATTGCATGGGAATCCTTGGAGATTGTCACGGAGGTGATCAGAGGCGCCTTGGTTATGTCAAAAGGGATGTTTCAAATGCACGGTCCGAAATGCGGCAAACCATGGCGTTTCAGGACATGGCCATGACAATTGAATACTTTGAGAGGCGGCAAGCTGAAAGCCCACAGTTCTTCTATGCAACACAAGTGAATAAGGAGACAAATGAGGTAGAAGCATTGTTTTGGGTGGATGGAAGGACAAGAGCACTATACCCCAAGTACAAGGACTATGTCTTTTTCGATACAACCTTTTGCACAAACAAATATAATATGCCTTTTGCTCCGATCGTAGGCATCAACAACCATCTTCAGACTATTGTCCTAGGTTGTGCAATTCTTCCAAATGAGCAAACTGAAACCTTCAAGTGGGTCTTTCGGCAATGGTTGCTTGCGATGAACAATGAGTACCCAACAAACCTTATGACCGACCAGTGCAGAGCAATGGAAACTGCAATTTCTGATGTGTTCCCTCACACAATCCATAGATGTTGCAGGTGGCATGTACAGCGGAAGGCGCGTGAGAAACTTGGGAGGATGCTTACAAGGGATTCAATTTTTGAGAAAGCTTTCTATGAATGCATCAATGAATCTGAGACAGTGGATGAATTTGAAGAAACATGGCAACACATGTTGCATTGCTTCAAATACACGGACAATAGGCACTTACAAAACATGTGGGAATGCCGTCAGACATGGGCTCCTGCATACTTCAAAAATGATTTCTTCCCTTTCACAAGCACAACCGGGAGATCGGAAGGGCTGAATTCTTATTTCAAAACGTTGGTGCATCCACAAAACTCGGTTTTCACATTTGTAAGGCAGTATGAACTCCTACAAGAAACAATGCTAGACCGTGAAGATAATACTGCTTTCACTGGAGAAACGACAACAACACCCCTATGGGGTCGATACAGAATAGAGCGCCAAGCTGTTAACTTCTACACACGCAGCGTCTTTGGCAAGTTCCAAGAGCAAGTGGCAGCATCAACAGCTTATATAATCAACCAAGTGCCTAATCTTGAGCAGGAAGGTATCATGTTTGAGCTTTACTCAAACTTGTATGATAATCCAAAGTTGTACCATGTGCATGCTATGATAGAAGAGGGGCTGTACTCATGTAGCTACCATTACTTTGAGATGAATGGTGTGCTTTTCTCACACATCATAAGGGTGATGATACGGCTAAATGTGCAAGAAATTCCAAGTAGATACATGCTGGAAAGGTGGTCCGAAGCAGCTATGACAAACATGGACACATCTGGGAGGTTCCTTGAGTTTGGACTACCAGAAACAAACACTCTCAAGTACAACTCACTGTGTAGAGACATGAATGCATTGGCAGCAGAAGCAAGCTCTGTTGATCCAGCTTACAACTTACTGACAGATGTGATGAAGCAGCTCTGGCCCATAGTTGCTTCAATGAAAAAAGAGCAAATGGCAAGGAAAGATGTGGTGCAGCAGCAACAACCCCCTTGAGCAGGTGAATCTAATGATGAAACTGGAGCAAACCCACAACCATCAGCACCGCTACAAAATGCTGCTCGTGTGCCGAAGCAAGGTCGACCAACAGAACGAGCAAAAAGAAAAAAGACATTGTTGGAGTAGCGAGAAGAGGAGCATAAGAAGAAGCTTCAGAAAGAAGCCAAGAAAGAAAGCAAAAAAGCATCCAAGAAAGAAAGCAAGAAAGAAGACAACGTGGAGTCATCGAGCAAGCCAAAACCTAGGAGGAAAGTTACTTGTTCATTTTGCAGTGAAGAAGAACACACTATCAAAACCTGTGAGTCATTCCGTGAGTACAAGGCAATGATGGCTACTAATCTTACAACAAAATGTCAGTTTTGCTCCGAGGAAGGCCACACAATGCAATCATGCATTCACTTTAAAGCTGCGATGGCAAAAGTCGAGGGACATGCTCAATAGGGTCATCTGTAGTTGAATTTCATGTATTAGCAATTTTAAAAGTGTAGTTTCGAAAGTAGCACATATTTGTACTGGGTAGAAGTACTGAAAAATTATGTGCACTTTGTTAGAGGTTTTGGTTCATATTACTGCTCATGTTGCTGCTCATATTGCTCGTGTTACTACTCATGTTACTTCTCAAAAAACCATGTATGTTCAAAAAGTTCATATTGCTGCTACAAAAAAAGGTGACGGCGAAAAAATTATGAAGCATTCTTACTGTGTTTTGTGGTGAGTTGAGAAGGATCTATTTTAAATAATGTTACATAATTTTCAGTTATTAAATAAAAATGAGTTTCTCAACATGTGTtgattctctcaaaataatttcaagTAAATTTTTTTGAGAATGCTTCTAGCGCTCACTGCTTAGTTGCAAAATCTCCCAGAATGCTTCTTCCAGCAACATTTATCACAAAAAGCTGTTGCTTCAAAAAAAGAAATTGTACAAAAAATGTTTCATGAACATGCTTCCTCTAGCCATTCCGATTCCTTAACATTGTGGCTGATTTTGTGACAACATAAGGAAGCACATGGTAGAAAAACACACATGAAAACCCAAAAAAATGAAAAGCATTCCATGAACTTGTAAAACTTGAGCACCAAACAGCGAAAAAATTATAACTTGCTTACAAATTCACCACATAGTTATAGCTTCCATCAAATCTCGAAACAAAAAAAATATGTTTCCTTACTACAAACTACTGATAATTATTCCAGCCATCCAAAAGAGCCCAACATCTGGTTTCATTACATGGAGTCTCATTTGGCACACAAAGATAACAGAGATGCACTACTAGCGAAATGAATTACCCAAAATTGCAAAGTTGCATCTTCAAGGCCGCTGCAAACGCCTTCTACAATGCAATGTGGTCACTTCCTTCAAGCCGCTATGATCGCCTTATGCACATCAGCAGGGAAAACCTTGTTCAAAGGATGGAAAAACAACTTCGAAGCAATGGTCTTCCGCACATCAAGCATATTTTGCTGCATTAAAAAGGTGAAAAAATGGAGAAAGAATAAACCAAACATTATCAGAGACGCAAACTTATGAAAAAGTACCAAAAAAGCAAGATCATCAAATTTTTACCTTCTTGAAATCATTCATCATTTGGCCATCAAAATTTTCAAGGTACATTGTTGAAAACAATCCACAATCAAAGCTGTTTTCATTACACCATACATAAAAAAATTGGGTTGAGAAAAAGGTTTAAGGTTTTACATAAAAAGGACATCGAAAAACACTACTTTTATGGATGGGGTGTATGATTAGACTTACTGAGTTGATTGTTGTGGGTAGTCAAGCACAGGCCAGTCTGTTTTGAAAGAAGATAGATCCGCTGTGAAATCCGACTCTTCGGTAGCAATCCTCTTGAAATTGATAAACTGCAGAAATATGAAACATTAGCATAAAAAAAGTAGTGGCTATGTCAAACACGAAAAgtgatggggggggggggaatgctaCCACCACTAAAACATGAGACACATTCAGATTCACTCCCAACAAAAAATTGAGCATGTGTTCATTGGGGGATCTGCTTTTTTCATTTTAATAAACAAATGAAAACTACACATAGAAAAATATAAAAAGTGTTACTTGCCAGATTCCTTGCAGCAACGTCCAATTTCCCGTCATCCAAAGAGTCAAACATATTGAACTCCTTGTGCAAGAGGTTAACCACACAGACAATCCAGTGGCCATCACGGACGATGGTGAAGAAAAGCTAGAAAAGAAGTAAAGACAAGATATATGTTAAAATGGAATAAACTATAGGGAGCATAAAAAAATTGAGTAAAAAAATGTTGGGAGCAGACTTACTAGGTCGAAACCTGAAATCTGAAAATTTTGGCACGCCTTCCTCAGCTCTCTTGCACAAACACTCGGATCAAAAACTTCTGGGTGGACAGAGAGTTGAAGCTGCAACACATTGGACATAAGGAGAAGACATGAGAAAAAATGATGGATAACTTCTGCAAATAGGGCATAAAACTCTAGAAAACTGATGGCAATAAAACGGAGCAACAATAGATGAACTAACACTCATTAAAACAGAGAAAGCAAAtttcttctgcttctttgaagacgaCAACTGTTCAATGTTGAAGGTTTCGATGAATAAAGACATGACTTCGTTGCAAATCTGAGCACGTGGCTTCAACGACTTCTGGAAGTTGGGGTAGGTAATGTGGAAATCACCAATCCTAATGAAAGGAGGCCTGCAACAAGAAGGATGGAGCACAAAAAATTAGAGTGGAGCGTTTTGACAAAGGCGAAAATGTAATAAATATGAGATAACAACATGATGGAAGCAAAAATCAGTAAAAAGATGACACTTACTCAATTTCCcctctcttcatcttctccatcttGTACCTCTTCATGACATAGTACTGGTACATTGCTTCCATCTTTGAATCTGTCTTGATTTTCTTGTACTTTGATCCGGCTGACATTGGACTCCCTACTCTTTTCTTGCTCTTGAGCTTGTTCTCGTCCTTACTCTTCAACTTCTCCTTGTTGAGGTCCGGACTTGGTTCCCTGCTGCTAACTAGAACAACTGGCTCTCCTTGTGTTTTCAATGGTCCATCTtacaaaaacaaaggaaaaattGATTTTCTAGAAAAATGTTGCGAGCAGAGATTTGTTCAAAAACAAACTAGTAGTAGGGCATACCTGCAGCCCCGCTCGAGAATGGAGCCATGGAGATTGGTGTCACATCAAACACTGGAGCTTGTGCTTCTGTTGAGATTGGAGCCCGAGGAGTCACATCAAAAACAGGACAAGACTTTGGTGTTGTAGCAGTGTTTCCATTGCCATTGGGTGGAGCATTGGAGTTCCCATCTTGACTTTGGACACTAATCCACCAATCATACTCCTCGGTGCCCTCTTGGAACAGACACATCGATGGCGCATCACTCCAATCTCCAGCCACAGTAGTATGTATGTATTGATTGCGCTGGCTGAGTTGGTGACCATGCTCAATATCTTCACAACTAGCCACTTTATCCTTTGCATTCTCAAAACACTCTGCAGGGGGGTCAATAACAACAGGACTAGTTCGTGTGCCCTTCTTAACCACATTGCTG
Above is a window of Triticum aestivum cultivar Chinese Spring chromosome 6B, IWGSC CS RefSeq v2.1, whole genome shotgun sequence DNA encoding:
- the LOC123134921 gene encoding uncharacterized protein, which produces MEAMYQYYVMKRYKMEKMKRGEIEPPFIRIGDFHITYPNFQKSLKPRAQICNEVMSLFIETFNIEQLSSSKKQKKFAFSVLMSLQLSVHPEVFDPSVCARELRKACQNFQISGFDLLFFTIVRDGHWIVCVVNLLHKEFNMFDSLDDGKLDVAARNLFINFKRIATEESDFTADLSSFKTDWPVLDYPQQSTHFDCGLFSTMYLENFDGQMMNDFKKQNMLDVRKTIASKLFFHPLNKVFPADVHKAIIAA